In Archocentrus centrarchus isolate MPI-CPG fArcCen1 chromosome 22, fArcCen1, whole genome shotgun sequence, one DNA window encodes the following:
- the fut9a gene encoding 4-galactosyl-N-acetylglucosaminide 3-alpha-L-fucosyltransferase 9: MPSAPFHRILRPLLLGTFILGCFVTLFLMYFKPSTSWLSGPVESTVSTDRVKNLFSTKSDKNVTTVLIWLWPFGQTYDLSVCSSLFSIDGCFITADRNFYNKSDGVVIHHRDISTDLSNLPPLQRPSFQKWIWMNFESPSHSSQLAGIENLFNLTLNYRQDADIEVPYGSIVAAEGEEDFVPPSKNKMICWIVSNWNQDHVRVKYYNELYKHIEVHAYGQAFGEYISDQDYFPTIASCKFYLAFENSIHKDYITEKLYNPLSVGTVPVVLGPPRQNYENFIQGDAFIHVDDFSSPKELADYLLLLDKNEEMYLRYFEWRRHFKVKKAYFWAEHTCLACDYLRRHKEYKAFNNLDKWYWGG, encoded by the coding sequence ATGCCATCTGCACCTTTTCACAGAATCCTGCGACCCCTTCTGCTTGGTACTTTTATACTGGGATGCTTTGTGACTCTGTTTTTGATGTATTTTAAACCATCTACAAGCTGGTTATCAGGTCCTGTAGAGTCAACAGTATCAACAGACCGGGTCAAGAACCTCTTCTCCACCAAGAGTGATAAAAACGTCACCACTGTGCTGATCTGGCTCTGGCCCTTCGGACAAACATACGACCTGAGCGTCTGCAGCTCTCTCTTCAGTATTGATGGCTGCttcatcacagcagacaggaaCTTCTACAATAAGTCGGATGGGGTTGTCATCCATCACCGAGACATCAGTACTGACCTGTCCAATCTGCCGCCACTCCAGCGACCATCATTCCAGAAGTGGATATGGATGAACTTTGAGTCGCCGTCACATTCATCCCAGTTGGCTGGGATAGAGAACCTGTTCAATCTGACTCTCAATTACCGTCAGGATGCTGACATTGAAGTGCCTTATGGGTCCATCGTAGCAGCAGAGGGGGAGGAGGATTTTGTACCACCCAGCAAAAACAAGATGATCTGCTGGATTGTGAGCAACTGGAACCAGGACCATGTGCGAGTAAAATATTACAATGAGCTGTACAAACACATTGAGGTTCATGCATATGGACAAGCCTTTGGGGAGTACATCTCTGATCAAGACTACTTCCCCACCATCGCCAGCTGCAAATTCTATCTGGCATTTGAGAACTCCATCCACAAGGACTACATTACTGAGAAACTGTACAACCCGCTCTCAGTGGGGACAGTGCCAGTGGTTCTTGGCCCACCAAGGCAGAATTATGAGAACTTTATCCAGGGAGACGCCTTCATTCATGTGGATGACTTCAGCTCGCCCAAGGAACTGGCTGATTACCTGCTGCTCCTGGACAAGAATGAGGAAATGTACCTCAGGTACTTTGAGTGGCGgcgacactttaaagtaaagaaGGCCTATTTTTGGGCAGAGCACACATGCCTCGCCTGTGATTATTTGCGTAGGCACAAGGAATACAAGGCATTCAATAACCTTGACAAGTGGTACTGGGGTGGCTAG
- the LOC115772471 gene encoding LOW QUALITY PROTEIN: four and a half LIM domains protein 2 (The sequence of the model RefSeq protein was modified relative to this genomic sequence to represent the inferred CDS: inserted 2 bases in 2 codons; substituted 1 base at 1 genomic stop codon) translates to MPTSERFDCHYCKDSLXGKKYIMKEDTQXCTKCYENLFANSCEACSLPIXCNCKDLSYKDRHWHEQCFKCANCSRSLAEKAFAAKDNLLLCTECHAHDYSSKCTTCKKTIMPGSRKMEYKGNSWHETCFLCHRCQQPIGTKSFIPKDTSYFCVPCFEKQFAYQCCACKKVGLQLSQSQTGGVTYQDKPWHRECFLCIGCRKQLSGQRFTSRENYPYCLECFSNLYAKKCVGCTKPITSLAGDKYISFEERQWHSECFTCMQCSVSLVGRGFLTQRDNILCTDCGREK, encoded by the exons ATGCCCACCAGCGAGCGTTTCGACTGCCATTACTGCAAAGACTCCC CTGGGAAGAAGTACATAATGAAAGAGGACACGCAGTAATGCACTAAGTGCTATGAAAACTTGTTCGCTAACAGCTGCGAGGCATGCTCTTTACCAA GCTGTAACTGCAAG GATCTGTCCTATAAGGATCGCCACTGGCATGAGCAGTGCTTCAAGTGTGCCAATTGCAGCCGCTCACTAGCGGAAAAGGCCTTTGCAGCCAAGGATAATTTGTTGCTCTGCACTGAGTGTCATGCACATGATTACTCCTCCAAGTGTACCACCTGCAAGAAAACCATCATGCCAG GTTCCCGCAAAATGGAATACAAGGGGAACAGCTGGCATGAGACCTGCTTCCTGTGCCACCGCTGCCAGCAGCCAATAGGAACCAAGTCCTTCATCCCTAAAGACACAAGTTACTTCTGTGTGCCCTGCTTCGAGAAGCAGTTTGCATACCAGTGCTGTGCTTGTAAGAAGGTAGGGTTACAGCTGA GCCAATCACAAACAGGTGGGGTGACCTACCAAGACAAGCCCTGGCACCGCGAGTGTTTTCTATGCATTGGGTGCAGAAAGCAGCTGTCAGGCCAGCGCTTCACCAGCAGGGAGAATTACCCCTACTGCCTGGAGTGCTTCAGCAACCTATATGCTAAGAAGTGTGTGGGCTGCACCAAGCCCATTACTA GTCTGGCAGGGGACAAGTACATCTCCTTTGAGGAACGCCAGTGGCACAGTGAGTGTTTCACCTGCATGCAGTGCTCTGTGTCACTGGTGGGACGCGGCTTCCTCACCCAGCGTGACAACATTTTGTGCACTGACTGCGGGAGGGAGAAATGA
- the LOC115773054 gene encoding LOW QUALITY PROTEIN: transforming growth factor-beta receptor-associated protein 1 (The sequence of the model RefSeq protein was modified relative to this genomic sequence to represent the inferred CDS: inserted 3 bases in 3 codons; deleted 3 bases in 2 codons): MAFSAFRRAHIYEKRAVSKEDKSCIQCLECYDRNIYIGTKDAAVQHLILTSSTKGDMSVGLTKIREGRARKLGSSNSVTQLRAVPLFNHLLVLWDRSVTALNMFSLEPVPALKKIQHVSLFEVCDSSLTSQATCVQMVTSSSRRKVLLIHVVGVDRWEXVKEVSLLQDPVALAVDGATLCLATSDRYLLCDIQTGSCEELFPHNHSRQYVIVTSLGQGEFLLNGPEYLGMFVMKTGICQRPPLQWPQEVLGAGVCFPYILSLQPELLSVYSMLDQQRKQTVSLNGAKGLLSTSDGVLVFTDRDIFSLTLVPFEEQIQALVRHGRVEEALLLLEGAQSHRPLDSYKELQKAINCLAGFAHFTRMVFSQARXLFIKGELDPREIIRLYPDICLGVDFQSHLDQINKGRDLQVLEKEDRNKFHRYLAFLGDFLRAVKGTEQGLKCSKAVDSTLLRLYIEMEDGEKLQQLVAFPNNCSLDLCVPLLEQNPRFFALGSLYEVMDANGYILPDLVKITDGFYKDSSCSDVYGHIVRTLSQLRDKDNRVGIADWILQRNQETGVQIFTKRPPDGQFETPDVLTLLEKFPLALIFYLEYLIHDLNSEEESHHNRLALAYVTQMLQXEDETDSNVRVTRGKCRQLLWESKFYNISTVYDSIKSTTLHPEKAILLGRAGEHCQALQMLVHEEKDLQAAEAYCCRAVQDQGSQFRQVLLLTLLQIYLSSKDLTGAAVDLLNNHPQVFALEKVLQLLPESWSVQLVSQFLIGSLRENFHQMQMGRLQQALARAELLRHKVIWMRASKTKFRVDKEQKCSVCQRDLTEPHFARNPQGNTLIFMTCYLGVWQSATG; the protein is encoded by the exons ATGGCTTTTAGTGCTTTCAGAAGAGCTCACATATATGAAAAGCGAGCAGTCTCAAAAGAGGACAAGTCCTGCATCCAGTGCCTTGAGTGCTATGACCGAAATATTTACATAGGGACCAAAGATGCAGCAGTCCAACACCTCATTCTTACAAGCAGCACAAAGGGAGATATGAGCGTTGGCCTGACCAAAATCAGAGAAGGTAGGGCAAGAAAACTAGGCTCAAGCAACTCTGTAACTCAGCTGAGGGCAGTCCCACTTTTCAACCATCTGCTGGTCCTGTGGGACCGGAGCGTTACTGCCCTCAACATGTTTTCCTTAGAGCCTGTTCCTGCTCTGAAGAAGATCCAGCACGTGTCTTTGTTTGAGGTGTGCGACTCATCGCTCACATCACAGGCAACATGTGTGCAGATGGTGACATCCTCCAGCCGCAGGAAAGTGCTCCTGATccatgtggtgggagtggacaGGTGGG TTGTAAAGGAAGTCTCTTTGCTCCAAGACCCTGTGGCCTTGGCAGTGGATGGTGCAACTCTGTGTCTTGCTACCAGTGACAGGTACCTCCTCTGTGATATTCAGACTGGGAGCTGTGAGGAGCTTTTTCCTCATAATCACAGCAGGCAGTATGTCATCGTTACCTCACTGGGACAAGGTGAATTCCTCCTGAATGGGCCTGAATATTTGG GCATGTTTGTGATGAAGACGGGGATATGCCAGCGCCCTCCCCTGCAGTGGCCTCAGGAGGTGCTGGGGGCCGGGGTATGTTTCCCTTACATCCTAAGCCTGCAGCCCGAATTGTTGTCTGTCTACAGCATGTTAGATCAGCAACGCAAACAGACTGTGAGTCTCAATGGAGCAAAGGGTCTGCTTTCCACTTCAG ACGGTGTGTTAGTGTTCACAGACAGAGACATTTTCAGCCTGACCCTGGTGCCATTCGAAGAGCAAATCCAGGCACTTGTAAGACACGGTAGGGTTGAGGAGGCCTTACTGCTGCTGGAAGGAGCTCAAAGCCATCGTCCACTTGACTCATACAAG GAGCTACAGAAGGCCATCAATTGCCTGGCTGGATTTGCTCATTTTACCAGGATGGTCTTTTCCCAAGCCA TATTATTCAT CAAAGGTGAGCTGGACCCCAGAGAAATCATTCGCCTCTACCCTGATATATGTCTCGGTGTGGACTTTCAATCTCATCTTGATCAAATAAACAAGGGCAGAGATCTCCAGGTGCTCGAGAAGGAGGACAGAAACAAATTTCATCGTTACCTGGCCTTCCTGGGAGATTTTCTCAGAGCAGTAAAAGGGACAGAGCAAGGCCTGAAGTGCAGTAAGGCAGTGGACAGCACCCTCTTGAGGCTGTATATAGAAATGGAAGATGGTGAAAAACTCCAACAGCTTGTGGCCTTTCCCAATAATTGCAGCCTGGACCTCTGTGTTCCTCTTCTGGAGCAAAACCC caggttttttgctTTAGGTTCCCTCTATGAAGTCATGGATGCTAA TGGTTATATTCTTCCAGATTTGGTGAAGATTACAGACGGCTTCTATAAGGATTCTTCCTGCTCAGATGTATATGGACACATAGTGAGGACCCTCAGTCAGCTCAGAGACAAAGACAACCGTGTGGGAATTGCAGATTGGATTTTACAAAGAAACCAAGAG ACAGGTGTGCAGATTTTCACCAAGCGTCCACCAGATGGTCAATTTGAAACACCAGATGTCCTTACATTACTGGAGAAGTTTCCACTGGCATTGATTTTCTATCTTGAGTACTTAATCCACGATTTAAACAGCGAG GAAGAGAGCCATCACAACCGTCTGGCCCTGGCATATGTTACTCAGATGCTGC AAGAAGATGAAACAGACTCAAATGTGAGGGTGACCAGAGGGAAA TGCAGGCAGCTGCTATGGGAGTCCAAATTCTATAACATCTCCACAGTGTATG ACAGCATAAAGTCAACAACCCTACACCCAGAGAAAGCTATTCTCCTTGGTAGAGCTGGTGAACACTGCCAAGCACTGCAGATGCTTGTA CATGAGGAGAAAGACCTCCAGGCTGCAGAGGCCTACTGCTGCAGGGCTGTCCAGGACCAGGGTTCACAGTTCAGGCAGGTCCTCCTGCTCACTCTTCTCCAAATCTACTTGAGCTCCAAAGATCTCACAGGTGCAGCTGTGGATCTACTCAATAACCACCCTCAGGTTTTTGCACTGGAGAAGGTACTCCAGCTCCTTCCTGAATCATGGTCTGTTCAACTGGTCTCTCAGTTTTTAATTGGATCCCTCAGGGAAAACTTCCACCAGATGCAGATGGGAAGACTGCAACAGGCTTTGGCACGGGCGGAACTCTTGAGGCACAAGGTCATTTGG ATGCGGGCATCAAAAACAAAGTTCAGAGTGGACAAGGAGCAAAAATGTAGCGTTTGCCAGAGAGACCTCACAGAACCACACTTTGCCCGTAACCCGCAGG GCAACACTCTCATTTTCATGACTTGCTACCTTGGGGTTTGGCAGAGTGCCACTGGGTGA